In Entomomonas moraniae, one DNA window encodes the following:
- a CDS encoding DUF1152 domain-containing protein, with protein MQIPFFNELAKGERFLIAGAGGGYDITHGIPLYLYLTKTLGKEVVLANFSFTELPRSGAEKVFDGTYKITKDCEMLNYFPENLICQWLWNHLKIDTSIYAFDYELGVQPLRQAYNYLIEQYQLDTVLLVDGGTDSVIFGDEQTMGTIVEDANSMIAAVKSNAKNKYIAAIGFGIDHFHGVNHYNFLENVATLIHDGGYLGAFSLTKEMPEGKEYLALTQYIHQHSHYPSIVNNSIAGAMSGDFGDIHATQRTEGSELFINPLMPLYWTFKLETITQRMEFASLLENTLSIQDVKTAIQRHKIYKNGQFRHNQPIPL; from the coding sequence ATGCAGATTCCTTTTTTTAATGAGCTTGCAAAAGGAGAACGCTTTTTAATTGCAGGGGCTGGTGGTGGTTATGATATCACGCATGGAATTCCTTTATATTTATACCTTACAAAAACACTGGGCAAAGAGGTTGTTCTCGCTAACTTTTCCTTTACTGAACTTCCTCGATCAGGAGCAGAGAAAGTCTTTGATGGCACTTATAAAATAACCAAAGACTGTGAAATGTTAAATTACTTTCCTGAGAATCTTATTTGCCAATGGTTATGGAATCATTTAAAGATCGACACGTCCATTTACGCTTTTGATTATGAGTTAGGCGTACAACCATTAAGGCAGGCTTATAATTATTTAATCGAACAATACCAGCTTGATACCGTATTATTGGTTGATGGTGGGACAGACAGCGTCATTTTTGGTGATGAACAAACAATGGGAACAATTGTAGAGGATGCCAACTCTATGATAGCAGCTGTCAAAAGCAATGCAAAAAACAAATACATTGCGGCCATTGGCTTTGGTATCGATCACTTCCATGGTGTAAATCATTATAATTTCTTAGAAAATGTCGCTACACTTATTCATGATGGGGGATATTTAGGCGCTTTCTCATTAACTAAAGAAATGCCAGAGGGTAAAGAGTACTTAGCGCTTACCCAATATATTCATCAACACTCTCATTACCCTAGTATTGTGAATAACTCGATTGCTGGTGCAATGTCGGGTGATTTCGGGGATATTCACGCCACCCAAAGAACGGAAGGATCAGAACTCTTTATTAATCCATTGATGCCACTTTACTGGACGTTTAAACTCGAAACAATTACACAACGCATGGAGTTTGCTAGCCTTCTAGAAAATACGTTGTCTATTCAAGATGTAAAAACAGCAATTCAACGCCATAAAATTTATAAGAATGGGCAATTTCGTCACAATCAACCTATTCCTTTATAA